A portion of the Nitrospirae bacterium CG2_30_53_67 genome contains these proteins:
- a CDS encoding acyl carrier protein: MEEKVKKIIAEQLDVDIAQVKPEASFVDDLGADSLDTVELVMALEEEFGIEIPDEEAEKITTVQHAIDYIRDRS; the protein is encoded by the coding sequence ATGGAAGAGAAAGTCAAGAAGATTATTGCAGAGCAGTTGGATGTGGATATCGCGCAAGTCAAGCCGGAAGCCTCTTTTGTGGATGATCTGGGAGCGGATTCCCTGGATACCGTGGAGCTGGTCATGGCCCTGGAAGAAGAGTTCGGGATTGAGATCCCTGACGAAGAGGCGGAGAAAATCACCACGGTACAGCATGCCATTGATTATATCCGTGACCGGTCCTGA